The following is a genomic window from Geobacillus subterraneus.
CCCTTCGAGGCAAACAAACACGTATACAGCTTCCCGTCCGCAGAAATGCGCGCCCGCGTGCAGCTGCGGCAAAACGTTTCCGTCACTGAGGCGATAAAGCCGACTTCCACCTCCGTGCCGACGTAGCGATAGCGGCTCGCCACTTCGCCGAAGTACGCTTTTTCAACCGGTTCGAGCGGATGTATGGCGTTGATTTGTTCATACATCTCTTTTTTCGTCACAACATGGGAGTAATCCCAGCCGTTCGTTGTGCCGACGTCCATAAATTCAATGAGGCGGAGCGGAATGCCTTGTTCTTTGAAATAGGCCGCCATCGGCACGATTTGCGAGTCGTTCCACCCTTTTTTGACGACCATGTTCACCTTGACGCCGAGCCCTGCCGCCCGGGCGGCTTCGATACCTTTTAACACCGGGGCGACGCCGACGCCGATGCCGTTCATTTTGCGGAAAATGTCATCATCCAACGCATCCAAGCTGACGTTGACGCGCTTTAGCCCGGCTTCTTTCAGCCGCTGCGCCCATTTCACTAAATGGACGCCGTTGGTCGTCAAGCCGATATCGCGCAGGCTGGGAATCGCAGACAACCGCGCAATGAGCGCGTCTAAATCGCGCCTTAAGAGCGGTTCGCCGCCCGTCAAGCGGATTTTTTCGACGCCAAGCTCGACAAAGCATTCCGAAAGAAGCGCCATTTCCTCGACCGTCAACAGCTCGCCTTCCGCCAAAAAGCGAAAATTCGGCCCGAACACTTCGGCCGGCATGCAATAGACGCAGCGAAAATTGCATTGGTCGATCACTGATAACCGCAAGTCGCGAAGCGGGCGGGACAGGCGGTCCATGACGTTCGTTCGGTTGCGCTCGCTCATCGCGCTCCCTCCTTTCTGTTTCGTTCGCCTCATGATGTTGCCAGGCGGCTTTGTTTATTCTCGTAAACGACCGAGTTTCGTCGCAAAGACCAATAAACTGAATGACAATCCGATCGTGACCGCCACCCATGCCCACGCTACCTCCATCCGCCCCGACTCCATGGCCATATAGACGGCGGTCGGGATCGTTTGCGTTTTTCCTGGAATATTACCGGCAAACATGAGTGTTGCGCCAAACTCCCCGAGGCTGCGGGCAAACGACAGCACCGCTCCGGATAATAGTGCGTGTCTGGCAAGCGGCAGCGAAATATGCCAAAAGACTTGGCGCTCATTCGCCCCATCGATGCGCGCCGCCCCTTCAATGGTTGGATCGACCGCTTCGAGCCCGGTTTTGGCCGCCTGATACATGAGCGGGAATGACACGACCACGGCGGCCATCACCGCGGCACCAGGCGTAAACAGTACGGTCGTATGAAACGACGCCTCGATCCACTGGCCCATCGGACTATGTCGGCCAAACAAGACGACGAGCAAAAAACCGACGACCGACGGCGGCAACACGAGCGGCAACATAAACACCGTCTCCACCAACGTCTTGCCGCGAAACCGGCGGCGCGCCATCCGCTTCGCCGCCGCTGTCCCTAAGACCGCGACAATCAAGCCAGCGAGGAGCGATACTTTGATCGATAACCAAACCGGTGACCAAAACGATGTCATGAATCAACCTCTCTTTGCTATATCCCCATCCTACTATACGGAAACGAGCAGGCAAACGCTGTGACACTGCTCACATTGATTGTATCATATGGGCGGGGAAATCCGGTTTAGAAAAATTTGTGACAACCTGCACAAAAAAAGTGACAAACGGTGATTTTTTTCACTCTGTCCTCACTGTGATGTTTTTTACAATAGAAGCAGCCGAACAAATGGAGGTGTCGATCATGCAACGGCCAAGCCAACCAGTGGAGAAACGCGATTTTTCCCTCTTGCGCTCGTGGCTGCAATCGTCGAAAAAAGTGATTCCGCTTCGCAAACATTCGTTTTTGTTTCAAGAAGGGATGCCGGCCAATGAGCTGTATTTGATTCTTTCCGGTAAAGTGCAAGTAAGCAAAATTTGCCCGGACGGAAAAGAAATGTGTTTCCGCATTTGTGGAAGCGGGGAAATTGTCGGCGAGCTGACGCTGTTTACGAACGACCCGCGCTATTTATTGACCGCCAAAGTGATTGAACCGGGCGAGGCAGCGGTGATGAATAAAAACGAACTCGAAGAGCAGTTGCTGATCAATCCCACCCTTACCCTTGAATATATGCGCTGGATGAGCAAGCATGCCCGGCGGACGCAGACGAAGTTTCGCGACTTGATGATGAACGGCAAAAAAGGGGCGCTCTATTCGACGCTCATTCGCCTATGCAACAGCTATGGCGTCCCGCTTGAAGATGGGAGTATTTTCATTGATGTGACGTTAAAAAACCAAGACTTAGCCAACTTTTGCGGCACGACACGCGAAAGCGTCAATCGGATGCTCAATGCGTTAAAGCAAGATGGGGTTATTTCCATGAAGAGGGGGAGAATCACCATCCACGACTTGAACTATTTAAAAACGGAAATCCAATGCGAAGATTGCCCACCAGATATTTGCTGCATTGAATGAAATTTAGCGGGCTGTCATAAAAGAGTTGCCAAGCGGCTCTTTATGGACAGCCCTGCTCTTTCACTAAATTTTTTTCGCCCGCATCCGGCGATAGACGACGTAATGCCGGTTTAAATATGTCAGCGGGACGCTCCATACATGAACGAGGCGGGTGAACGGCCAAATGCCAAATAACAGCAAGGCAGAGAGAATATGAATTTGAAATCCAATCGGCGCATCGCTGACGAGCTGCGGCAGCGGCCGAAACGTTAAAATACCGCGAAACCAAGGGCCGATCGTA
Proteins encoded in this region:
- the moaA gene encoding GTP 3',8-cyclase MoaA, whose product is MSERNRTNVMDRLSRPLRDLRLSVIDQCNFRCVYCMPAEVFGPNFRFLAEGELLTVEEMALLSECFVELGVEKIRLTGGEPLLRRDLDALIARLSAIPSLRDIGLTTNGVHLVKWAQRLKEAGLKRVNVSLDALDDDIFRKMNGIGVGVAPVLKGIEAARAAGLGVKVNMVVKKGWNDSQIVPMAAYFKEQGIPLRLIEFMDVGTTNGWDYSHVVTKKEMYEQINAIHPLEPVEKAYFGEVASRYRYVGTEVEVGFIASVTETFCRSCTRARISADGKLYTCLFASKGVSLKDNLRAGATKEELKSLITAVWNQRTDRYSEERTEETAKQRTKIEMSYIGG
- the modB gene encoding molybdate ABC transporter permease subunit is translated as MTSFWSPVWLSIKVSLLAGLIVAVLGTAAAKRMARRRFRGKTLVETVFMLPLVLPPSVVGFLLVVLFGRHSPMGQWIEASFHTTVLFTPGAAVMAAVVVSFPLMYQAAKTGLEAVDPTIEGAARIDGANERQVFWHISLPLARHALLSGAVLSFARSLGEFGATLMFAGNIPGKTQTIPTAVYMAMESGRMEVAWAWVAVTIGLSFSLLVFATKLGRLRE
- a CDS encoding Crp/Fnr family transcriptional regulator, encoding MQRPSQPVEKRDFSLLRSWLQSSKKVIPLRKHSFLFQEGMPANELYLILSGKVQVSKICPDGKEMCFRICGSGEIVGELTLFTNDPRYLLTAKVIEPGEAAVMNKNELEEQLLINPTLTLEYMRWMSKHARRTQTKFRDLMMNGKKGALYSTLIRLCNSYGVPLEDGSIFIDVTLKNQDLANFCGTTRESVNRMLNALKQDGVISMKRGRITIHDLNYLKTEIQCEDCPPDICCIE